The sequence below is a genomic window from Kitasatospora kifunensis.
CTCGCCGCGTCGCCCGGCACGGCCACCGCGCCGATCCTGGCCGCCGTCTCGGCCGCCGCCTCGGCGTCCAGGTCGTTGACCACCACCTGGGCGCCCTGCTCGGCCAGGGCCTCGGCCAGCGCCGCGCCGATCCCGCGCCCGGCGCCGGTCACCACGCAGCGCTGAGCGCTCAGCGGGCTCACAGCCCGCCACCCAGCGTCACGCCGCCGTCCAGCACCAGGGTCTGGCCGGTGATCCAGCCCGCCTCCTCGGAGAGCAGGAAGGCCACCGCGCCCGCCACGTCCCGCGGCACGCCCAGCCGCTTGAGCGGGTAGGGCGCGGCCGCCTCCTCCTCGCGTCCGTTGTAGAGCGCCTCGGCGAAGCGGGTCTTGACCACGGCGGGGGCCACCGCGTTGACCCGGATGTTCGGGCCGAGCTCACCGGCCAGCTCCATGGTGAGCCGGGAGAGCGCCGCCTTGCTGACCCCGTACACGCCGATGCCCGGCGAGGTGCGCAGGCCCGCGATGGAGGAGACGTTGACCACCGCGCCGCCGTGCTCGCCCATCCAGGCCTGGTGGGCGAGCTTGGTCCAGGCGAGCGGCGCGAGCACGTTGACGGCCAGGATCTTGGCGGCGGCCAGCGGGTCGGTGTCCAGCATCGGGCCGAAGACCGGGTTGATCCCGGTGTTGTTGACCAGCAGGTCGAGCCGCCCGAAGGTCGCCAGCACCTGCTCGACCGCCGCCTGCTGGTGGGCGGGGTCGTCCGTCTTGCCGGCCACGGCGATCGCGTGCTCGGGGCCGCCGAGCTCCTTCACCGCCTCGGCGAGCGGCTCGGGGTTGCGGGCGGTGATGCAGACCCGGGCCCCGTGGGCGACGAGCTCGTGAGCGATCGCCAGGCCGATGCCCCGGCTCGCACCGGTGACCACGGCCACCTGTCCCTTGAACGAAAGCGTCATGGCGTCCTCAGTGTGATCCGACTGGCGAGTAACTAAGCGCTTGCTTAGCATCTTGGCCACGGGGCACACTGTCAACAGTCCAACGTCCGATGGGGGTCCCCCCGGCCGGAGGCTGGGGGAGGTACACCACCCATGCGAGGATGACGACCATGACCACCGCGCAGCATCTGGCCGAGCAGTGGCCCGGGGAGCGCCCCGAGGCCGCGCGCCGCCTGCTGCTCGCCGCCGTCGACTCCTTCTCCTCCCGCGGCTTCCACGCCACCACCACCCGCGACATCGCCACCGCCGCCGGCATGAGCCCCGCGGCGCTCTACATCCACTACCCCTCCAAGGCCGCGCTGCTCGCCGAGATCAGCCGCCACGGACACGCCACCACCCTGGCCCTGGTCGAGCAGGCGGTGGCGGGCGAGGGGGATCCACGGGCCCGGATGCGCGAGCTGGTCGAGCAGTTCACCGCCTGGCACGCGCGCGGCCACACGGTGGGCCGGATCGTCAACTACGAGCTGCGCGCACTGCCGGAGGCGGACTTCGCCGAGGTCGCGGAGCTGCGCCGGCGGATCGAGGAGGCGGTCAAGCAGCTGATCGAGGAGGGGGTGGCGGCCGACCTGTTCAGCGTGGCGGAGACCCGCACCGCGGCCCGCGCCGTCACCTCGCTCGGCATCGACGTCGCCCGCTGGTACAACGAACGCAGCAGCGAGAGCCCCGAACAGCTCGGCTCTCGCTACGGCGATCTGGTCCTGCGGATGTTGGGCGCCCAGGTTGACTGACGTACCGTCAGATCACTGACGCTTCTAGGCGGTTGCGGTAACGGCGGCCACCGCGAGGAGCAGCACGGCCGAGGCGGTGGAGACCCGGCGGGCACCCTGCTCGGTGCTGGTCAGCGAGCCGCCGGCGCGCCCGGCCAGCAGCGCCACCGCGCCGTATATCCCCGCGCAGGCCAGCACGTTGAGCGCGCCCAGCACGGCCACCTGACCGCCGACCGGCAGTGCGGCGTGCGGGGCGATGAACTGCGGGATCAGCGAGAGGTAGAGCAGCAGGCCCTTGGGGTTGAGCAGTGCGGTCAGCAGGCTCTGCCGCAGCACCGAGGCCTTCGATCGGTCGGTGGCGGCCGCGGCCAGCGCGGGGGTGCCACGGCGGGCGGCACGCAGCATGTTGATCGCGATCAGCACCAGGTAGGCGGCGCCGACGTAACGCAGCGCGGGCAGCGCCGCGGGAATCGCACGCAGCGCGGCGGCCAGCCCGGCGGCCGCGAGCAGGGTGTGCACGGCGTAGCCGGCGCAGATGCCGGCCACTGCGGTCAGACCGGTGCGGCGGCCCTGGCCGAGGCTGCGGGCGACCACGTAGAGCCAGTCGGGCCCGGGGGTGCAGACGAGCAGCAGATCGACGCCGAGGAAGAGCAGGAGCAGGTGCGTGTCCATGATGGGGGCGACGCTAGCGGAGTCGCGCTAGCAGCCGATGGCCAGTTCGTGCGACTCCGTTGGCGATCATGGCAGGATAGTGCGCCATGGACCGCATTGACCGCAGAATCTTGCGCGAACTCCAACAGGACGGGCGCCTGAGCAACGCCGAGCTGGCCGAACGGGTCGGCCTGACCCCCTCACCCTGCCTGCGCCGGGTGCGCCAGCTGGAGCAGGACGGCGTCATCCGCGGCTACCGCGCCCTGCTGGACGGGGCGGCGCTCGGCCTCGGCTTCCAGGCCTTCGTGACCGTGGTGATGCGCCAGGAGGACAAGCCGACGGTCACCGAGTTCGAGCGCCAGGTGGCGGCCCTGCCCGAGGTGGTGGAGGCGCACCGGCTCTTCGGCGACCCGGACTACCTGCTCCGGATCGCCGTGGCCGACCTGGCCGCCTACGAGCGCTTCCACACCGACGTGCTCTGCGGGCTGCCCGGGATCGCCCAGGTCAACTCGCACCTGCCGCTCAAGCTGGTCCGCCCGGACGAGGGCATCCCGACCGGGGCATAGGCCCCTGGATGCGAGCTACTGCGGCTGCGGCAGCGTGCAGCCCGGCAGGTTGAGGTCGAGCTGGTTGCCGGGGTCGAAGCAGGAGTCCAACAGGTAGGTCTCCTCGGCGTAGTTCGTTCCCTGATGGACCGTCACATTGCCGTTCTGGTCCACCTCGCAGGGGTTGTCCACGGTGCAGGTCTCACCGTTCTCGTTGCCGGTGTTGTTGACCGCGACCAACAGGCCGGTACTGGTGTCGATCACCGGCGAGCCCGAGGTGCCGCCGATGGTGTTGCAGGTGGAGGTGTAGCGGACCGAGTCCTGCCAGGTCCAGTCGCCCTCGCGGAGCTGGTGGACGAAGCCGTCGATCGAGCAGGAGTAGGTGGCCTGCCAGTAGCCGGAGACCACTTCGATCGAGCTGCCGGCCACCGGGTGGTCCGGGGATATCGTCAACGGGCTGATGCCGTACTGCTGCTGGATGTCGGCGTAGCTGTTCGGTAGCTGATAGAGCGTCACATCCGTGTTGGTCATGGTGGAGTAGACGACCTTGCTGGCGGTCAGCGTGCCGATGCCGTTGCCCGAGGCGTCCAGCAGCGTGAAGCTGCGGCTGGACGGCTGGTTGACGATCACCTCGCCGGGGCCCGGCATGCCGGTCTCCAGGCAGTGGCCGTTGGTGAGCACCAGCGCGGGGTCGGTGGACTGGGAGTTCGGCAGGCGCACCACCGAACCGGAGCAGTCGTCCAGGGCGACGGTGCCGGCGAAGTTGACGGTGGCGTCGTGGCCGACGGCCTTGGCGGGGGCAGCGGCCTTGATGGGGGCGGCTGCCCCGGCGGGAGCGGCGGCCTGGGCGGGGACGGCGCCGGCCAGCGCGCTCGCACCGGCGAGCAGGGCGGCGACGGCAACGGCGGCCAGGGGTTTGTGGATCGCACGGGAGATCTGCACGGCGAGACTCCTCAGCTGTGGGGGTCCCGCAAATTTGGCCTGGACATGACCAAATGTCAAGGGATCGGGCGCCGGGCCGCATGCTAAGGACGCACCCGCACCGGCGAGTTGACCTTCAGTTCGGACAGGCCATAGGGCCGATCACTCCGCCTCGACGATCCGCCGCACGATCTCCTCGGGCCGCATCGGCCGCCCGAAGTGCCAGCCCTGCGCCCGGTCGCAGCCCATCGAGCGCAGCCGCTCCGCGTGCTCGGCGTTCTCCACGCCCTCGGCCGTGACCGAGAGCCCGAGCGTGTGGGCCAGCGAGACCAGCCCACCCACGATCCGCCAGCCCAGCACCTGCTCGCGCCCGGAGTCCTTGAGGTCGCTGACGAAGGAGCCGGCGATCTTCAGCCCGGAGACCGGCAGGTCGCGCAGGTAGGCGAGGTTGGACCACCCGGTGCCGAAGTCGTCCACGGCCAGCGAGACGCCCATGTCCACCAGCGAGTGCAGCGCCCGCAGCGACTCGTCCTTGGGGCCGACCACCGCGCTCTCGGTGATCTCCAGTTGGAGCCGCCTGGGCTCCAGGCCCGTGTCCCGCAGGATCCGGTCGATGTCCGAGACCAGCCCGGCGTTGCGCACCTGTCGCACCGCCAGGTTGACGTTGACCTGCGGCGCCCGGTCGCCGAACCGCCGGGCCCAGTCCGCCGCCTGGCCGCAGGCCTGCTCCAGCACCCAGCGACCCAGCGGCATGATCAGGCCGGTCTCCTCGGCGGTGCCGATGAACTCGTCGGGGCCGAGCACGCCCAACTGCGGGTGGCGCCAGCGCACCAGCGCCTCGACCGCCGAGAGCGAGCCGTCGGCCAGCAGGCACAGCGGCTGGTAGTCGATGAAGAACTCGCCGCGGTCGAGCGCGACCGGCATCCGCACCGAGACCGCGTAACGGCTCACCGCGCGGGCGTTGCGCTGCGGGTCGAAGAGCGTCCAGCGACCGCGGCCCTCCTCCTTGGCCCGGTACAGGGTCAGGTCGGCGGCCCGCACCGCGGCCATCGGCGTGGTGGCCGCCACCGGGCGCTCCAGCACGCCGACGCTGGCACCGATCGCCAGCCGGTGCCCGTCGATCGGCACCGGCTTGGTGAGCGCGGCCAGCACCGTCTTGGCGGCGGCCACGGCCTCCTGCTCCCCCCGGCAGTCCTCCAGCAGCACCACGAACTCGTCGCCGCCCAGGCGTGCCACCAGGTGGCCCAGCGGGCGCAGCGCGGCCTGGAGGCGCAGCGCCACCGCCGCGAGCAGCTGGTCGCCCATCTCGTGGCCCAGGCTGTCGTTGACCACCTTGAAGCCGTCCAGGTCGACGTAGCACAGGCCGAACCTGGCCCCGGGCTCGGGCGCCTCGAAGAGCGCCTCCAGCCGATCGAAGAAGGCCGAGCGGTTGGGCAGGCCGGTCAGCGGATCGTGGGTGGCCTGGTGACGCAGCCGCTCCTGCAGGCGGTAGCGGTCGCTGATGTCCTCCAGCATCGCCACCTGGTAGACCGGGGCGCCGTCGTCGTCGCGGATCAGCGAGACGGTCAGATGGGTCCAGACCACCTCGCCGTCCTGGCGGTAGTACGGCTTGTCGATGGAGAAGTGCTCGATCTTGCCGCTGACCAGCTCCTCGTAGGCCTCCCAGACCCCCGGGGTGTCCTCCGGATGGACCAGGTCGTTGACCCGCCGGCCCTGCATGTCCTCGGGGCGGGCGCCGAAGATGTTCTGCAGCGCCTTGTTGACCGCCAGGATGTTGCCCTCGACGTCCCCTATGCCGATGCCGATCGCCGCGCTCTCGAACAGCGCCCGGAACCGGGCCTCCGACTCGCGCAGCGCCCGCTCGGCCTCCCGGCGGGCGGTGTCGGCGGCCAGCCGGATCGCCTCCTGCTCCTGCAGGGTGCGCTCGCGCAGGGCGGCGGCCCAGCCGGCCGCGAAGGCCCCGCAGAGTTCGGCGCCACGCCGGTGGGCCTGGCCGTCGGCCAGCAGCACGATCGCCTTGGACAGCAGCTCGGGGTCGGTGAAGTGCGACTCGACCAGCAGCGCGCCCGCCTCGGCGGCCGCGCCGGTGTCCAGCGGCTCGGCGCGCTGGGCGCACCGCAGCAGCTCGATCACCCGGTCCACCAGCCGGCTCAGCGCGCCCGGGTGCATCGCCGCGCCCTGGCTGCTGTTCAGCAGCAGCGACCACTGCTCCGGATCAAGCCCCCACTGCTCCGGGCCGGTGCTGCCCGCAGCGGGTCCTCTGTCACCCTCCGGCGGCGGTGCGCTCACTTCAAGAGCCCCACACCGGCCAGGCCGACCATCCGCTCCGGGTGCTCGCCGACCGCGGTCGGCTCGTCCGGGTGCCACTGCGGCAGGTAGACCACGCCGGGGTCGAACAGCTCGAAGCCGTCGAAGAAGCCGGTGATCCGGTCGAGCGAGCGCATGGTCAGCGGGGTGGGCGTGCGGTTGTACAGGTCCTGGTGGGTGGCCGCCTGGTCCTGCGCGCCCTCCAGCGAGGCGTGGCAGATGGCCAGCGCGCTGCCCGGCGGCAGCGCGGCGCGCAGCGTGCGCAGGATCGACTCGGGGTCCTGGTCGTCGGTGACGAAGTGCAGCACCGCCACCAGCAGCAACGCCACCGGCTCGCCCGCGCCGAGCAGTTCGGCCACCTCGGGGCGCGCGAGCAGGTCCGCGGGATCGGTCAGGTCGGCGTCGACCACGGTGCTCAGCGGGTCGTCCTGGAGCAGCAGGCGGCTGTGCGCGACGGCGACCGGGTCCTTGTCGACGTAGACCACCCGGCTGGTCGGCTGGATCTCCCGGGCCACCTCGTGCACCGCGCCGAAGGTCGGGATGCCGGAGCCGATGTCCAGGAAACGGGTGAAGCCGCGCTCGGCCAGAAACGTGACGGAGCGGCGCAGGAAGGCCCGGTTGGCGCGCATGATCAGCGGCAGGTCCGGCCACATGGTGATCGCCTTGCGGGCCATCTCCCGGTCCGCCGCGAAGTTGTGCGAGCCGCCCAAGTAGTAGTCGTAGACACGGGCCGCGGCCGGTCGGTCCAGATCCATGTCCTCGGGCACCCACGGTGGTCGCCGCATCAGGGACCCCTTTCGACACAGAATTAGACAAGAGGCACAAAGATCATCCTACGAACCTGGGGCCCACCGCAACCGGGCTGTCGGCCTCGCAGGGCCCTGAACAGCAGCGAGATGCCCGGTCGTCACCGTCAGTGACGGTGATGACCGGGCATCTCGCGCAGCACGCTCGGTCTGGGCGGACCCTCTTACTCCACGGTGACCGACTTGGCCAGGTTGCGCGGCTTGTCGACGTCGCGCTCCAGGGCCACCGCCGCGTGGTAGGCGAGCAGCTGGAGCGGGATGTTGAGCAGCAGCGGGTCGAGCTCGGGCTCGTTCTTGGGGACCAGCACGGTGTGGTTGGCGAACTTGGCGTCCGGAGCCCGGTGGGCGATGGCCAGCACCCGCCCGGCCCGGGCCCGGATCTCGCCCAGCGTGGTGAGGTTCTTGTCGAGCAGCTCGTCGTCCGGAACCAGTGCCACGGTGGGCAGTTCGGGGCTGATCAGGGCCAGCGGACCGTGCTTGAGCTCGCTGGCCGGGTAGGCCTCGGCGTGCACGTAGCTGATCTCCTTCAGCTTCTGCGCGCCCTCCCGGGCCACCGGATAGCCGCGCACCCGGCCGATGAACATCATGCCCTGGCAGTCGGCGTACTCGGCGGCCAGGTCGGCGATCTCCTTCTCCTTTCCGAGGATCTCGCGGATCTGCTCCGGCAGCGCCTTCAGACCCTCGACGATCCGGCGCCCGTCGGCCGGCGAGAGGTCGTTGATCCGGCCGAAGTGCAGGGCCAGCAGGGCGAAGGCGATCACGGTGGAGGTGAAGGCCTTGGTGGAGGCCACCGAGATCTCCGGGCCCGCGTGCAGGTAGATGCCGCCGTCGCAGGCGCGGGCGATCGCGCTGCCCACGGTGTTGACCACGCCGAGCACCCGCCCGCCCTTGCGCTTGACCTCCTGGACGGCGGCCAGCGTGTCGTAGGTCTCGCCGGACTGGCTGACCGCGACGTAGAGGGTGTCGGCCTCGATCACCGGGTTGCGGTAGCGGAACTCGGAGGCCGGCTCGCTGTCGGCCGGGATCCGGGCCAGCTCCTCGATCAGCTGGGCGCCCATCTGCCCGGCGTAGTAGGCGGATCCGCAGCCGATGATCTTCACCCGGCGGATGTCGCGCAGCTCGCGGGCGTCCATGTTGAGGCCGCCCAGGTGCGCGGTGGCGAAGCGCTCGTTCAACCGGCCGCTGAGGGTGCGCTCGACGGCGGCGGGCTGCTCGTGGATCTCCTTGATCAGGAAGTGCGAGTGCCCGGCGGTGTCGTAGGAGTCGATCTCCCAGTCCACGGTGGAGGGTTGACGGGTCGTCGGACGCGCGTCCTCGGTGAAGGTGGTGAAGCCATCGGAGCGGATCACCGCCAGCTCGCCGTCCTCCAGGTGCACCACCTGGCGGGTGTAGCGGACCAGCGCGGCAACGTCCGAGGCGACGAACATCTCCTTCTCGCCGATGCCGAGCACGATCGGGCTGCCGTTGCGGGCCACCACGATCCGGTCGGGCTGCTCGGCGTCGACCACGGCGATGCCGTAGGTGCCGACCACCAGGGCGAGCGCGGCGCGCACCGCCTCCTCCAGGTCGGTGCCCTCCGCCCGGTGCGCGGCGATCAGGTGGACCAGCACCTCGGTGTCGGTCTCCGAGGAGAAGACGGCACCCTCGGCGATCAGCTTCTCGCGCAGCTGGTCGGCGTTCTCGATGATGCCGTTGTGCACGACCGCGATCCGGCCCGCGTTGTCCAGGTGCGGGTGGGCGTTGGCGTCGCTCGGCTCGCCGTGGGTGGCCCAGCGGGTGTGGCCGATGCCGGTGCCGCCCTTGAACCGGGCCGGCACGGCGGCGGCGAGGTCGGCGACCCGCCCCTTGGCCTTGCGGACCTTCAGGCCGCCGCCCTTGCCGGTGACGGCGACGCCTGCCGAGTCATAGCCGCGGTACTCCAGGCGCTGCAGACCTTCGAGCAGGAACGGGGTGGCGTCCTTGGGGCCGATGTAGGCAACGATTCCGCACATGGTGGAGAGGCTCCTGAGGGTGGAGGGGCGAGCAGGACAGGTGGAGCAGGTGGAGCAGGTGGAACAAGTAGGGCGTATGGGACAGCCGGGCCGTCAGCCGTAGACGATGCGGCGCAGCTGGCGGGCCGAGAGCTCCGGTGCGACCACCCGGCGGGCGGCCAGCTCCTCGGCGATCCGGGCGAAGATCTGATCGTTGGTCAGCCCACGGGCCTGCAGCTCCCCGTGGCGGCGCTGGACGAACTCGGGCGCGGTCTCGGAGAAGTACGCCAGCACCTCCGCGACCACCCGCGCCGCCTCGGTCGGACCCAGCACGCTGGTCCTGGTGAGGTGCGCGAGCAGGTCGGCGAAGAGCGGCTGAGTCGGCTGCGGTGAAGTGGGCACGGAGCGTGAGCTTAGGACGGCGCTCTGAAAAAGCAAAGAATCCTGCCCGCAATCGGGCAGGATTCTCAGTTTCGCGGACGCCAGGTGGGTGGCCCTAGGTGGACACCTCTAGGTGGACACCGAGTGGCCTCGGCGGAAGAGCTTGCGGCGAGCCGGCTGCTCAGGGGCCCAGCCGAAGGCCAGGCTGCTCCCGATCAGGCCCAGCAGCATGCCCAGCAGGAAGCCGCCCAGGTTGGAGGTGATCCAGGTGGCCAGCGTGAGCAGCATCGCGAGCACCGAGTAGAAGAGCCGCTGGGCGGGACTGAAGAGCAGCAGCAGGCCGCAGAGCAGCATGATCGTCGGGACCAGGTAGCCCGCCAGGCCCTCGATGCCGACATGCAGGACCACCGGCAGTGGCGCCTTCTCGGTGACCAGGATCTCGGCGCCCGCCAGGGTGACCAGCAGCCCGCCCCAGAACGGCCGGCGTCCGCGCCAGGCCTTGAACGAGCGGCGCGGTTGCAGCGGTACGGCCGGGTCGGCCGGGTTGGTTGGCTCGGCCGGGTTGGTTGGCTCGGCCACCGCGGGGAGTTCGGCGGTCGGCGGGTCGGCAGCCGTCGCCTCGGCGGCTGCTACCGCGTCCGGCTCCGGCTGTACGTCCGGCTCCGCGCCCGACTCCGGCCGTGCAACCGCCGGCGGGGGCGGCGCTGCCCCCGCCGAGAGGTCGTCCGTCATGGGCAGCTCTTGGAGCTGAAGCTCAGGTTCAGGTGGGGCAGGGTGAACGAGCCCACCGTGGTTGCCCAGTTGTGCTGGTAGAGCTTGTTGATGTCCACAGTGTCAGCCCGCTGGCCGAAGACGCCAGGCTTACCCGGGACGGCGAGGGTGCTCGCGTCGATGCCGACCTGGAGGTTTTTGAAGTTCGCGTCACCGCTCATCACGTCGGAGTCGGTGACCAGGTTGGTGGCCTCGACCTTCCTGCCGTCATCGCCGGCAGTGAGCAACATGTTGATGCCGCCCAGATTGACGCTCTGGCAGAGGTCGGTCAGCGTTCCCGAACTCAGCGCGGTGACCGCCACCAGCACCTGGCCACCGGTCTTCCCCT
It includes:
- a CDS encoding TetR/AcrR family transcriptional regulator → MTTAQHLAEQWPGERPEAARRLLLAAVDSFSSRGFHATTTRDIATAAGMSPAALYIHYPSKAALLAEISRHGHATTLALVEQAVAGEGDPRARMRELVEQFTAWHARGHTVGRIVNYELRALPEADFAEVAELRRRIEEAVKQLIEEGVAADLFSVAETRTAARAVTSLGIDVARWYNERSSESPEQLGSRYGDLVLRMLGAQVD
- a CDS encoding LysE family translocator; amino-acid sequence: MDTHLLLLFLGVDLLLVCTPGPDWLYVVARSLGQGRRTGLTAVAGICAGYAVHTLLAAAGLAAALRAIPAALPALRYVGAAYLVLIAINMLRAARRGTPALAAAATDRSKASVLRQSLLTALLNPKGLLLYLSLIPQFIAPHAALPVGGQVAVLGALNVLACAGIYGAVALLAGRAGGSLTSTEQGARRVSTASAVLLLAVAAVTATA
- a CDS encoding putative bifunctional diguanylate cyclase/phosphodiesterase codes for the protein MSAPPPEGDRGPAAGSTGPEQWGLDPEQWSLLLNSSQGAAMHPGALSRLVDRVIELLRCAQRAEPLDTGAAAEAGALLVESHFTDPELLSKAIVLLADGQAHRRGAELCGAFAAGWAAALRERTLQEQEAIRLAADTARREAERALRESEARFRALFESAAIGIGIGDVEGNILAVNKALQNIFGARPEDMQGRRVNDLVHPEDTPGVWEAYEELVSGKIEHFSIDKPYYRQDGEVVWTHLTVSLIRDDDGAPVYQVAMLEDISDRYRLQERLRHQATHDPLTGLPNRSAFFDRLEALFEAPEPGARFGLCYVDLDGFKVVNDSLGHEMGDQLLAAVALRLQAALRPLGHLVARLGGDEFVVLLEDCRGEQEAVAAAKTVLAALTKPVPIDGHRLAIGASVGVLERPVAATTPMAAVRAADLTLYRAKEEGRGRWTLFDPQRNARAVSRYAVSVRMPVALDRGEFFIDYQPLCLLADGSLSAVEALVRWRHPQLGVLGPDEFIGTAEETGLIMPLGRWVLEQACGQAADWARRFGDRAPQVNVNLAVRQVRNAGLVSDIDRILRDTGLEPRRLQLEITESAVVGPKDESLRALHSLVDMGVSLAVDDFGTGWSNLAYLRDLPVSGLKIAGSFVSDLKDSGREQVLGWRIVGGLVSLAHTLGLSVTAEGVENAEHAERLRSMGCDRAQGWHFGRPMRPEEIVRRIVEAE
- a CDS encoding S1 family peptidase — its product is MHKPLAAVAVAALLAGASALAGAVPAQAAAPAGAAAPIKAAAPAKAVGHDATVNFAGTVALDDCSGSVVRLPNSQSTDPALVLTNGHCLETGMPGPGEVIVNQPSSRSFTLLDASGNGIGTLTASKVVYSTMTNTDVTLYQLPNSYADIQQQYGISPLTISPDHPVAGSSIEVVSGYWQATYSCSIDGFVHQLREGDWTWQDSVRYTSTCNTIGGTSGSPVIDTSTGLLVAVNNTGNENGETCTVDNPCEVDQNGNVTVHQGTNYAEETYLLDSCFDPGNQLDLNLPGCTLPQPQ
- a CDS encoding SAM-dependent methyltransferase: MRRPPWVPEDMDLDRPAAARVYDYYLGGSHNFAADREMARKAITMWPDLPLIMRANRAFLRRSVTFLAERGFTRFLDIGSGIPTFGAVHEVAREIQPTSRVVYVDKDPVAVAHSRLLLQDDPLSTVVDADLTDPADLLARPEVAELLGAGEPVALLLVAVLHFVTDDQDPESILRTLRAALPPGSALAICHASLEGAQDQAATHQDLYNRTPTPLTMRSLDRITGFFDGFELFDPGVVYLPQWHPDEPTAVGEHPERMVGLAGVGLLK
- a CDS encoding DUF6114 domain-containing protein produces the protein MTDDLSAGAAPPPPAVARPESGAEPDVQPEPDAVAAAEATAADPPTAELPAVAEPTNPAEPTNPADPAVPLQPRRSFKAWRGRRPFWGGLLVTLAGAEILVTEKAPLPVVLHVGIEGLAGYLVPTIMLLCGLLLLFSPAQRLFYSVLAMLLTLATWITSNLGGFLLGMLLGLIGSSLAFGWAPEQPARRKLFRRGHSVST
- a CDS encoding DUF6230 family protein, whose product is MVPSAELPDEQAGTAAATPAPRGRVRLRRAALMAIPACVAGGVLMALTAQGVLAAQFSISGMPFTVTASNLHGDGFEQYGDLDHMIKNSPNQGKTGGQVLVAVTALSSGTLTDLCQSVNLGGINMLLTAGDDGRKVEATNLVTDSDVMSGDANFKNLQVGIDASTLAVPGKPGVFGQRADTVDINKLYQHNWATTVGSFTLPHLNLSFSSKSCP
- a CDS encoding Lrp/AsnC family transcriptional regulator is translated as MDRIDRRILRELQQDGRLSNAELAERVGLTPSPCLRRVRQLEQDGVIRGYRALLDGAALGLGFQAFVTVVMRQEDKPTVTEFERQVAALPEVVEAHRLFGDPDYLLRIAVADLAAYERFHTDVLCGLPGIAQVNSHLPLKLVRPDEGIPTGA
- the glmS gene encoding glutamine--fructose-6-phosphate transaminase (isomerizing) → MCGIVAYIGPKDATPFLLEGLQRLEYRGYDSAGVAVTGKGGGLKVRKAKGRVADLAAAVPARFKGGTGIGHTRWATHGEPSDANAHPHLDNAGRIAVVHNGIIENADQLREKLIAEGAVFSSETDTEVLVHLIAAHRAEGTDLEEAVRAALALVVGTYGIAVVDAEQPDRIVVARNGSPIVLGIGEKEMFVASDVAALVRYTRQVVHLEDGELAVIRSDGFTTFTEDARPTTRQPSTVDWEIDSYDTAGHSHFLIKEIHEQPAAVERTLSGRLNERFATAHLGGLNMDARELRDIRRVKIIGCGSAYYAGQMGAQLIEELARIPADSEPASEFRYRNPVIEADTLYVAVSQSGETYDTLAAVQEVKRKGGRVLGVVNTVGSAIARACDGGIYLHAGPEISVASTKAFTSTVIAFALLALHFGRINDLSPADGRRIVEGLKALPEQIREILGKEKEIADLAAEYADCQGMMFIGRVRGYPVAREGAQKLKEISYVHAEAYPASELKHGPLALISPELPTVALVPDDELLDKNLTTLGEIRARAGRVLAIAHRAPDAKFANHTVLVPKNEPELDPLLLNIPLQLLAYHAAVALERDVDKPRNLAKSVTVE
- a CDS encoding SDR family oxidoreductase translates to MTLSFKGQVAVVTGASRGIGLAIAHELVAHGARVCITARNPEPLAEAVKELGGPEHAIAVAGKTDDPAHQQAAVEQVLATFGRLDLLVNNTGINPVFGPMLDTDPLAAAKILAVNVLAPLAWTKLAHQAWMGEHGGAVVNVSSIAGLRTSPGIGVYGVSKAALSRLTMELAGELGPNIRVNAVAPAVVKTRFAEALYNGREEEAAAPYPLKRLGVPRDVAGAVAFLLSEEAGWITGQTLVLDGGVTLGGGL